One part of the Gossypium raimondii isolate GPD5lz chromosome 1, ASM2569854v1, whole genome shotgun sequence genome encodes these proteins:
- the LOC105786290 gene encoding uncharacterized protein LOC105786290 has product MPQGDYIELHRKRHGYRHDFFEKKRKKEARQVHERSAKAQKALGIKGKMIAKKNYAEKALMKKTLAMHEESSTRRKVDDEVQDGAIPAYLMDRENTTRAKVLSNTIKQKRKEKAGKWEVPIPKVRPVAEDEMFKVLRTGKRKTKQWKRMVTKCTFVGPGFTRKPPKYERFIRPSGLRFTKAHVTHPELKCTFNLDIIGVKKNPNGPMYTSLGVMTKGTIIEVNVSELGLVTPAGKVVWGKYAQVTNNPENDGCINAVLLV; this is encoded by the exons ATG cCGCAAGGTGATTACATAGAGCTACACAGGAAGAGGCATGGTTACCGCCATGACTTCTTCGAGAAGAAGCGCAAGAAGGAAGCTCGTCAAGTACACGAGCGTTCAGCTAAGGCTCAAAAg GCCCTGGGTATTAAGGGTAAGATGATTGCGAAGAAAAATTATGCTGAAAAGGCCCTCATGAAAAAAAc ATTGGCTATGCATGAGGAATCATCAACTAGGCGTAAGGTTGATGATGAAGTCCAAGATGGAGCTATTCCTGCCTATCTTATGGATCGTGAAAATACCACACGTGCTAAG GTTCTCAGCAATACCATAAAGCAAAAGAGGAAAGAGAAAGCCGGAAAATGGGAGGTCCCTATTCCCAAG GTCAGGCCGGTCGCAGAAGATGAGATGTTTAAGGTGCTCAGAACtggtaaaagaaaaa CAAAGCAATGGAAGAGAATGGTTACGAAGTGCACATTTGTAGGACCTGGTTTTACAAGAAAACCTCCAAAATATGAGCGTTTCATCCGTCCTTCAGGATTGCGATTTACTAAAGCTCATGTTACACATCCTGAGCTCAAGTGCACCTTCAATCTCGACATTATTGGGGTAAAGAAAAATCCTAATGGTCCAATGTATACATCTCTTGGTGTCATGACCAAAGGAACAATCATCGag GTGAATGTAAGTGAATTGGGTTTGGTCACGCCAGCTGGGAAAGTTGTTTGGG GAAAATATGCTCAAGTAACAAATAACCCAGAAAATGACGGGTGTATAAATGCAGTTTTGCTTGTCTAA
- the LOC105786283 gene encoding digalactosyldiacylglycerol synthase 1, chloroplastic — translation MDKGSQTTAAVVATTTTTTSNSSAFSFISKGWREVRDSADADLQLMKDRANTFKNLAASFDREIENLIQSATPTFSVPAIRQSSEIDFMKKLQPKISEFRRVYSAPEISRRVMEKWGPRAKLGIDLSRIRSAIVAEVDETEEEDMYGIVEFNKFKKGRRARFTEEGQFGDWEPIRALKTRLREFEKKNASVEIFGGFKNSEFVEKVKSSLKAIIKEPQESKDVPALDVPELLAYLVRQSGPFLDQLGVRRDLCDKIVESLCSKRKNQLVLRSLAEGEPPTVDGDKINDELDLRIASVLQSTGHCYEGGFWTDFVKHDVSDGKRHVAIVTTASLPWMTGTAVNPLFRAAYLAKSAKQKVTLLVPWLCRSDQELVYPNNLTFSSPEEQENYIRNWLEERTGFKADFKISFYPGKFSKERRSIIPAGDTSQFIPSKDADICILEEPEHLNWYHHGKRWTDKFNHVVGIVHTNYLEYIKREKNGALQAFLVKHINNWVTRAYCHKVLRLSAATQDLPKSVICNVHGVNPKFLKIGEKVAEERELGQQAFSKEAYFLGKMVWAKGYKELIDLLAKHKNDLDGFKLDVYGNGEDAHEVQSTAKRLNLNLNFLKGRDHADDSLHGYKIFINPSVSDVLCTATAEALAMGKFVVCADHPSNEFFRSFPNCLTYKSSEDFVAKVKEALANEPQPLTPEQIYNLSWEAATQRFVEYSELDRVLNNRHNPAKVGSKIIAKSSSLPNLSEIVDGGLAFAHYCLTGNELLRLCTGAIPGTRDYDKQHCKDLHLLPPQVENPIYGW, via the exons ATGGACAAGGGGTCTCAAACTACGGCAGCGGTGGTGGcgacgacgacgacgacgacgTCGAATTCCAGTGCTTTCTCGTTCATTTCGAAAGGGTGGAGAGAGGTCCGTGACTCGGCCGACGCGGATTTGCAGCTTATGAAGGACCGAGCCAACACGTTCAAGAATCTCGCGGCGAGTTTTGACAGGGAAATTGAGAACTTAATACAATCCGCGACTCCAACTTTTTCGGTACCAGCGATCCGGCAATCATCGGAAATTGACTTCATGAAGAAGTTGCAGCCTAAGATATCGGAGTTCCGGAGGGTTTACTCGGCGCCGGAGATTAGCAGGAGAGTGATGGAGAAATGGGGGCCGAGAGCGAAGTTAGGGATAGACTTGTCAAGGATAAGGAGCGCGATTGTGGCGGAGGTGGACGAGACCGAGGAAGAGGATATGTATGGAATTGTTGAATTTAATAAGTTTAAGAAAGGTAGGAGGGCGAGGTTTACAGAGGAAGGGCAATTTGGGGATTGGGAACCAATTCGGGCGTTGAAGACAAGGTTAAGGGAGTTTGAGAAGAAAAATGCGTCGGTGGAAATTTTTGGCGGGTTTAAGAATAGTGAGTTTGTGGAGAAAGTTAAGTCCAGTTTG AAAGCAATAATCAAGGAGCCTCAGGAGTCAAAG GATGTACCCGCACTAGATGTACCTGAACTTTTAGCATATCTGGTCAGGCAGTCTGGGCCTTTTTTGGATCAACTTGGCGTCAGAAGGG ATCTATGTGACAAGATAGTTGAAAGCTTGTGTAGCAAACGGAAGAACCAACTTGTTTTGCGCTCCCTTGCTGAAGGAGAACCCCCTACAGTTGATGGTGATAAGATAAATGATGAACTTGATTTAAGGATAGCCAGTGTTCTTCAAAGTACAGGGCATTGTTATGAGGGTGGCTTTTGGACAGACTTTGTAAAGCATGATGTCTCAGACGGGAAAAGACATGTTGCCATTGTTACAACTGCCAGCCTTCCATGGATGACAGGAACTGCTGTAAATCCACTTTTTCGGGCAGCATACTTGGCCAAATCGGCAAAACAAAAAGTCACTCTCTTGGTTCCGTGGCTTTGCAGATCTGATCAAGAACTTGTTTATCCCAACAATCTCACTTTTAGTTCACCAGAGGAGCAGGAGAACTATATACGTAACTGGCTTGAAGAAAGGACTGGATTTAAAGCTGATTTTAAAATCTCCTTTTATCCAGGAAAG TTTTCAAAAGAAAGGCGAAGCATAATACCTGCTGGAGATACTTCTCAGTTTATCCCATCAAAAGATGCTGATATTTGTATTTTGGAAGAACCAGAACATCTGAACTGGTATCATCATGGTAAACGCTGGACCGACAAATTCAACCATGTTGTTGGTATCGTCCACACAAATTACTTGGAATATATTAAGAGGGAGAAGAATGGTGCTCTACAAGCTTTTCTTGTGAAACACATCAACAATTGGGTCACCAGAGCGTATTGCCACAAG GTTCTTCGTCTTTCCGCTGCAACTCAGGATCTACCAAAATCCGTGATTTGCAATGTTCATGGAGTAAATCcaaagtttttgaaaattggGGAGAAAGTTGCTGAAGAAAGGGAGCTTGGGCAGCAAGCCTTTTCTAAAGAAGCATACTTCTTAGGCAAGATGGTCTGGGCAAAAGGATACAAAGAGTTGATAGATTTGTTGGCAAAGCACAAGAATGATCTTGATGGTTTCAAGTTGGATGTGTATGGAAATGGTGAGGACGCACATGAAGTTCAGAGTACTGCTAAGAGGTTGAATCTGAACCTTAATTTTCTGAAAGGAAGGGACCACGCGGATGATTCTCTTCATGG GTACAAAATCTTCATCAACCCCAGTGTCAGCGACGTGCTTTGCACAGCTACTGCAGAGGCACTTGCTATGGGGAAATTCGTAGTATGTGCAGACCATCCTTCGAATGAGTTCTTTAGGTCATTTCCCAACTGTCTGACTTACAAATCATCTGAAGATTTTGTTGCTAAAGTAAAGGAAGCATTGGCAAATGAGCCTCAACCCCTTACTCCCGAGCAAATATACAACCTGTCGTGGGAGGCTGCCACCCAAAGATTTGTAGAATATTCAGAGCTTGACAGAGTTTTGAATAACAGACATAATCCAGCAAAAGTGGGATCGAAAATAATTGCAAAATCATCGTCATTGCCAAACCTTTCAGAGATAGTTGATGGGGGTTTAGCATTTGCCCACTACTGTCTTACAGGAAACGAGTTGCTTAGACTTTGCACCGGGGCAATACCTGGTACACGGGATTACGACAAGCAACATTGTAAAGACCTTCATCTCTTACCACCACAAGTGGAAAATCCTATCTATGGCTGGTAA